A stretch of the Aegilops tauschii subsp. strangulata cultivar AL8/78 chromosome 4, Aet v6.0, whole genome shotgun sequence genome encodes the following:
- the LOC109738631 gene encoding homocysteine S-methyltransferase 1 → MAGVVEELVKKAGGCAVIDGGFATQLEALGADINDPLWSAACLITKPHLIKEVHMQYLEAGADVIISSSYQATIPGFLARGLLLEEAEGLLRTSVQLAREARDEFWKSTLRSSKPVYNRALVAASIGSYGAYLADGSEYSGSYGDDVTAEKLKDFHRRRLQVLASAGPDLIAFEAIPNKMEAQALVELLEEEDIQVPSWICFSSVDGKHLCSGESFGDCLQILNASEKVAIVGVNCTPPQFVEGIIRDFKKQTKKAIAVYPNSGEVWDGRAKRWLPVECFGRKSFDVMARRWQEAGASLVGGCCRTTPSTIRAVSNALKSRNGQ, encoded by the exons ATGGCCGGGGTGGTGGAGGAGCTGGTGAAGAAGGCCGGCGGGTGCGCGGTGATCGACGGCGGCTTCGCCACGCAGCTGGAGGCCCTCGGCGCCGACATCAACGACCCTCTCTGGAGCGCCGCCTGCCTCATCACCAAGCCGCACCTCATCAAGGAG GTCCATATGCAGTATCTTGAAGCTGGTGCCGATGTCATCATCTCCTCGTCCTACCAG GCAACTATCCCAGGGTTCTTGGCCAGAGGATTGCTCCTCGAGGAGGCAGAAGGATTACTGCGAACCAGCGTCCAGCTGGCACGGGAGGCCCGAGACGAGTTCTGGAAGTCGACGCTGCGGAGCTCCAAGCCCGTCTACAACCGCGCCCTTGTGGCCGCGTCCATCGGGAGCTACGGAGCTTACCTAGCCGATGGATCAGAGTACAG TGGATCGTATGGAGACGACGTGACGGCGGAGAAGCTCAAGGACTTCCACCGGCGCCGGCTGCAGGTCCTGGCGAGCGCTGGGCCCGACCTGATCGCGTTCGAGGCCATTCCCAACAAGATGGAGGCTCAG GCTCTGGTTGAGCTTCTGGAGGAGGAGGACATCCAGGTGCCTTCGTGGATCTGCTTCAGCTCGGTGGACGGCAAGCACCTCTGCTCAGGTGAGAGCTTCGGGGACTGCCTCCAGATCCTCAACGCCAGCGAGAAGGTCGCCATCGTGGGGGTCAACTGCACGCCGCCTCAGTTCGTGGAGGGCATCATACGCGACTTCAAGAAG CAAACGAAGAAGGCGATCGCGGTGTACCCCAACAGCGGCGAGGTCTGGGACGGGAGAGCCAAGAGGTGGCTG CCGGTGGAGTGCTTTGGGCGGAAGAGCTTCGACGTGATGGCGAGGCGGTGGCAGGAGGCCGGCGCCAGCCTCGTGGGAGGGTGCTGCCGGACGACGCCGTCGACCATCCGGGCGGTCTCCAATGCGCTCAAGAGCAGGAACGGCCAGTGA